The Pirellulimonas nuda genome includes a region encoding these proteins:
- a CDS encoding glycoside hydrolase family protein gives MRQTFSRWWSVDHYYSVPEQTARCMLVPRLSQITPLLALLGCLLGTSALCAGEADVISQAAMDSVNAELSTPYKYGVLLTPGDGEYYDCPNVFRYDDKWWMVFVKTRDLVGYETCLAESDDLLHWTIAGTILPFRDSGWDKWQADGSIALVDPDWGGGAAISPFQGKYWMSYFGGDKQGYETDPLAIGMAHADRPSQCTPWTRLDENPVMRPGDADARVFEQKTLYKSHVFHDPAATLGKPLVMFYNAKQEGDWIERIGIAVSDDMRHWTRYGDGPVIDNLKGISGDPQIIRMNGLWVMVYFGAGWDRGAFDTFACSRDLVNWTKWDGAHLLQPSEPWDKTFAHKPWLLKHDDVVYHFYCAVGGKQRTIALATSKDLRAAESGSPK, from the coding sequence GTGAGACAGACGTTCTCGCGCTGGTGGAGCGTAGACCACTACTATTCTGTCCCCGAACAAACCGCTCGCTGCATGCTTGTGCCGCGTCTCTCGCAGATAACCCCGCTGCTGGCCCTGCTTGGATGCCTGCTGGGCACGTCGGCACTCTGTGCAGGAGAAGCCGACGTGATTTCTCAGGCCGCGATGGACAGCGTCAACGCGGAGCTCAGCACGCCGTACAAGTATGGCGTTCTGCTCACCCCCGGCGACGGGGAGTACTACGATTGCCCCAACGTTTTTCGCTATGACGACAAGTGGTGGATGGTCTTCGTGAAGACGCGCGACCTGGTGGGCTACGAGACCTGCCTTGCAGAGAGCGACGACCTCCTGCATTGGACCATCGCCGGGACGATCCTCCCCTTCCGAGATTCAGGGTGGGACAAGTGGCAGGCAGACGGGTCGATTGCATTAGTCGACCCGGACTGGGGAGGTGGCGCGGCGATCTCGCCGTTTCAAGGCAAGTACTGGATGTCGTACTTCGGCGGCGACAAGCAGGGGTACGAAACCGACCCTCTCGCGATCGGTATGGCTCACGCGGACAGGCCGTCGCAGTGCACGCCGTGGACCCGCCTCGACGAGAACCCGGTGATGCGTCCCGGCGACGCGGACGCCCGAGTTTTTGAGCAGAAGACGCTCTACAAGAGCCACGTCTTTCACGACCCGGCAGCAACGCTCGGCAAGCCCCTGGTGATGTTCTACAACGCCAAGCAAGAGGGGGACTGGATCGAACGGATCGGCATCGCTGTGTCAGACGACATGCGACACTGGACCCGCTACGGCGATGGGCCGGTGATCGACAACCTCAAGGGCATCTCCGGCGATCCGCAGATCATCCGTATGAACGGCCTGTGGGTGATGGTTTACTTTGGCGCCGGCTGGGACCGCGGAGCGTTCGACACGTTCGCTTGCTCGCGAGACTTGGTGAATTGGACCAAGTGGGACGGCGCCCATCTGTTGCAACCCTCGGAGCCCTGGGACAAGACCTTTGCGCACAAGCCCTGGCTGCTGAAGCACGACGACGTTGTCTACCACTTCTATTGTGCCGTTGGGGGGAAGCAGCGCACCATCGCGCTAGCCACGTCCAAGGACCTGCGGGCCGCGGAGAGCGGATCGCCAAAGTGA
- a CDS encoding pectate lyase family protein produces the protein MKCAFRMMLIVATTYLAAPLVRAEAPIRIDLSASTGRGDAETQGWIEWEVAGAPEVNAQFGSVGVALRAADGNVMGFLHKKGLATGASVASDGITSTGPLQIELTGLAPGRHSLVTYHNRVSSAGGRKLKLSVGGSDSVCSPSLSAPDDADAASNYVEFTVVDGAPVVARLESLGEAIADGVVLNAIEVDGADPHHRAAKPVPNDFDEHTDGGACKIELAWRAPESAAKFRIYLNHDRDNRKARVAATQESGFLGETTAPRLAIKVSAHDSLEHYCWRVDTIDSEGVVTRGDVWSFRIRHLAFPGAEGYGRFAIGGRGGRVIKVTNLDDSGPGSLRAALEADGPRTVVFDVSGRIVLKDRLIVRNDYVTVAGQTSPGRGICVSNYNLGLLGANDAVLRFLRVRPGDTAGETLDGMGLASCDHSIIDHCSISWTQDESFSSRGAKNITLQRTLISEALNIAGHRKYEEGSAHGFAASIGGDIGSFHHNLLAHCAGRNWSLAGSVDQANIHAGRLDIRNNVVYNWGYRTTDGGAKQVQFVNNYYKPGPATTVFHLLKPERNHAFGPQDYYVSGNVMEGRYDGTVPWEGVVAPKDEPLAEFVYDEPFWKPYVATQTAEQAYRDVLADVGCNVPVLDDHDKRVIRETRTTTVTYKGSRSGLPGLPDSQSDVGGWDDYPEVHRDSDWDSDGDGMPNAWEAAHGFDPKNPVDGLEDADGDGYTNLEDFLNHLAGRGDR, from the coding sequence ATGAAATGCGCATTCCGAATGATGTTGATCGTCGCCACGACCTACCTCGCGGCGCCTCTGGTTCGGGCCGAGGCCCCCATCCGAATCGACCTGAGCGCAAGCACCGGCCGCGGCGACGCGGAGACGCAAGGCTGGATCGAATGGGAGGTCGCCGGAGCCCCAGAGGTAAACGCCCAGTTTGGCAGCGTCGGGGTTGCGCTCCGCGCAGCCGATGGAAATGTGATGGGCTTCCTGCACAAGAAAGGGCTCGCCACCGGCGCTTCGGTCGCAAGCGATGGAATCACCAGCACTGGGCCGTTGCAAATCGAGCTCACGGGGCTCGCCCCCGGGCGTCACTCGCTCGTCACCTACCACAACCGTGTATCGTCCGCAGGTGGGCGGAAGCTCAAGCTAAGCGTGGGGGGCTCCGATAGCGTTTGCTCCCCCTCCCTCTCTGCCCCGGACGATGCAGACGCCGCATCGAACTATGTTGAGTTCACCGTGGTTGACGGCGCGCCTGTGGTCGCGCGACTCGAGTCGCTCGGCGAAGCCATCGCCGACGGCGTAGTGCTCAACGCTATTGAGGTCGACGGCGCCGATCCTCACCACCGAGCGGCCAAGCCAGTGCCCAACGACTTCGACGAACACACCGACGGCGGCGCCTGCAAGATCGAGCTCGCGTGGCGGGCCCCTGAATCGGCGGCGAAGTTCCGAATCTACCTCAACCACGACCGCGACAATCGCAAGGCCCGCGTCGCCGCGACGCAAGAGTCTGGTTTCCTGGGCGAGACCACGGCGCCGCGTCTCGCGATCAAGGTCTCCGCACACGACAGCTTGGAGCACTACTGCTGGAGGGTCGATACGATCGATTCTGAGGGGGTCGTGACGCGGGGCGACGTGTGGTCGTTCCGGATCCGTCACCTCGCTTTCCCCGGCGCCGAGGGTTACGGACGCTTCGCGATCGGCGGACGCGGCGGAAGGGTGATCAAGGTCACCAATCTTGACGACAGTGGGCCTGGCAGCCTGCGCGCCGCTCTTGAAGCCGACGGGCCCAGGACAGTGGTGTTCGATGTGTCGGGTCGCATCGTCCTGAAGGATCGATTGATCGTCCGCAACGACTACGTCACGGTCGCCGGGCAAACCTCTCCTGGCAGAGGGATCTGCGTCTCAAACTACAACCTCGGTTTGCTCGGCGCCAATGACGCGGTCCTCCGTTTCTTACGCGTCCGCCCAGGCGACACGGCGGGTGAAACGCTGGATGGCATGGGGCTAGCCAGCTGCGACCACTCGATCATCGACCACTGCTCCATCAGCTGGACTCAAGACGAGTCTTTCAGCTCTCGCGGCGCCAAGAACATCACCCTACAACGCACGCTGATCAGCGAGGCGCTGAACATAGCGGGGCACCGCAAGTACGAAGAAGGAAGCGCCCACGGATTCGCCGCCAGCATCGGAGGGGACATCGGAAGCTTTCATCACAACCTGTTGGCGCACTGCGCCGGCCGCAACTGGAGCCTCGCCGGCAGCGTCGACCAAGCCAACATCCACGCCGGCCGACTCGATATCCGCAACAACGTGGTCTACAACTGGGGCTATCGAACCACCGACGGGGGAGCAAAACAGGTCCAGTTCGTCAACAACTACTACAAGCCTGGCCCCGCGACTACGGTCTTCCATCTGCTCAAGCCCGAGCGAAACCACGCCTTCGGCCCTCAGGACTACTACGTGAGCGGCAACGTGATGGAGGGCCGCTACGACGGAACCGTGCCCTGGGAAGGGGTCGTCGCGCCGAAAGACGAACCGCTCGCCGAGTTCGTGTACGACGAGCCGTTCTGGAAACCCTACGTAGCGACCCAGACCGCCGAACAGGCGTACCGAGACGTGCTAGCCGATGTCGGCTGCAACGTGCCGGTGCTCGACGACCACGACAAACGCGTGATCCGCGAGACCCGCACCACAACGGTCACCTACAAGGGGAGCCGCAGTGGATTGCCGGGACTGCCAGATTCTCAGTCGGATGTGGGGGGGTGGGACGACTACCCGGAGGTCCACAGGGATTCGGATTGGGACTCCGATGGCGACGGCATGCCAAACGCCTGGGAAGCTGCCCACGGGTTCGACCCAAAGAACCCCGTAGACGGGCTGGAGGACGCCGACGGCGACGGCTATACCAACCTCGAAGACTTCCTGAACCACCTCGCCGGACGAGGCGATCGGTGA
- a CDS encoding glycoside hydrolase family 2 TIM barrel-domain containing protein — MRESPLLQIVVAVVLVAVACPGVWAVDDWENEQVYQRGRLPARATFWPLGSVRAAVDESREASPWVRTLDGRWRFHWSRTPSEAPPDFYCDAFDAAEWETLPVPSNWQMHGYGTPIYKSSGYPFRIDPPRVTSEPPLDWTVYRERNPVGCYLREFFLPRTWKARRVFLHFAGVEGAFEAWLNGQPLGYSQGSRSPAEFEVTPHLRPGKNSLAVRVYRYSDGSYLEDQDMWRLSGIDREVVIFSTPAARIADFAVRTDLDDDLQNAELAVDVQLDVTGPQTLEGWSVAAELFDHQGRPVLAAPMTHDAAPILNSGYDASILVERTPQRGAGPFGWLRRRIARPALWTAETPHLYRLVLSLIDEGGTSVETVACDVGFRRVEIAEGRLLINGRPVRLRGVNRHEHDPSTGHAVTYQRMLEDARLMKQAGVNAVRTAHYPNDPRWYDVCNRLGLYAMDEADLETHGLRGRLANDPRWAAAFLDRAIRLVERDKNHPSVISWSLGNESGWGPNLAAMSAWIRHRDPTRFIHYEGAQGAPDPSEVDVISRFYPKLRQDYLNPGQPGNLGAAERPENARWERLLDLAEDPSDTRPVLASEFAHAMGNALGNFGEYWREMESNDRLLGGFIWDWSDQGLARVDAAGTPYIAYGGDFGDTPNHGAFCLNGIVMADRTRTAKYWEVKKVYQPVAVEMAGVAGAPGTGLEVDLSFHNRRQVLNLSDLALDWRLEADGALLLQGEIPTNAAPPGESRSLVIRLPPIKEAGELWLRVSLKLRESTVWAQAGHEVAYEQFRLPDSGSVEPAKNPRPRSGEGRQSLRIDETQSKIVFDSEQFQAVFDRSAATLSGLAYGGRELLFQSPGSGPTLQAFRAPTDNDRGFGGWLADDWRAAGLEKMSRESVRMDVERVDGQTAHVSTVVAWRATTGRFIHETDWIVQGDGVLHATNRFRPEGDLPPLPRIGVAMRLDKRCEMVEWFGCGPMENYPDRKNAADIGRWRGAVSEQLVPYPRPQESGSKQDARWVALTGEDGHGLLVVATQTPIAFSALHYTASDLTAAKRAVDLRPRPETILSLDARQCGLGNSSCGPGVLKRYAVMPEPAELRLTLAPLSMTDDPGELARRIRTRD, encoded by the coding sequence GTGAGAGAGTCGCCGCTACTGCAGATCGTCGTCGCGGTAGTGCTGGTGGCCGTCGCGTGCCCCGGTGTTTGGGCAGTGGATGACTGGGAGAACGAGCAAGTCTACCAGCGTGGCCGACTCCCCGCCCGTGCAACGTTCTGGCCGCTAGGCTCCGTTCGGGCTGCGGTGGATGAGAGCCGAGAGGCATCGCCGTGGGTGCGGACGCTCGACGGACGATGGCGATTCCATTGGTCCCGCACTCCCAGCGAAGCTCCGCCGGACTTTTATTGCGATGCGTTCGACGCCGCCGAATGGGAGACGCTTCCCGTGCCGTCGAACTGGCAGATGCATGGCTATGGCACGCCGATCTACAAGAGTTCGGGCTACCCGTTTCGGATCGACCCGCCGCGGGTCACCAGCGAACCTCCGCTGGACTGGACGGTCTACCGGGAAAGGAACCCCGTCGGCTGCTACCTGAGAGAATTCTTCTTGCCGAGGACTTGGAAAGCCCGGCGCGTGTTCCTGCATTTTGCGGGCGTCGAGGGCGCTTTTGAGGCGTGGCTGAACGGCCAGCCGCTGGGCTACAGCCAGGGAAGCCGCTCGCCCGCAGAGTTTGAGGTCACGCCCCACCTGCGGCCCGGCAAAAACTCGCTGGCTGTCCGTGTCTATCGGTACAGCGACGGCTCGTATTTAGAAGACCAAGACATGTGGCGGCTTAGCGGGATCGATCGCGAAGTAGTGATCTTCTCCACACCCGCGGCGCGGATCGCGGACTTCGCCGTACGCACTGATCTGGACGACGATCTTCAGAACGCAGAGCTCGCGGTCGACGTTCAGCTTGACGTGACTGGCCCTCAGACACTGGAAGGCTGGAGTGTAGCGGCGGAGCTGTTCGACCACCAAGGGCGACCCGTGCTGGCGGCGCCGATGACGCACGACGCGGCGCCGATCCTCAACAGCGGCTACGACGCTTCGATCCTCGTTGAACGCACCCCGCAGCGCGGCGCCGGTCCGTTTGGGTGGTTGCGACGCCGCATCGCAAGACCTGCGCTATGGACCGCGGAAACGCCCCACCTCTACCGCTTGGTGCTGTCGCTGATCGATGAGGGAGGCACGTCTGTAGAGACGGTCGCCTGCGATGTTGGCTTCCGTCGCGTAGAGATCGCAGAGGGTCGGCTTCTCATCAACGGTCGGCCGGTGCGACTGCGGGGCGTCAATCGCCACGAGCACGACCCCAGCACCGGGCACGCGGTCACCTACCAGCGCATGCTTGAAGATGCTCGGCTGATGAAGCAAGCGGGCGTCAACGCCGTGCGCACTGCGCACTACCCGAACGACCCGAGATGGTACGACGTCTGCAATCGACTTGGCTTGTACGCTATGGACGAGGCCGACCTCGAAACCCACGGTTTGCGCGGGAGGCTGGCAAACGACCCACGCTGGGCCGCGGCCTTTCTCGATCGGGCCATCCGCCTTGTCGAACGCGACAAGAATCACCCGTCGGTGATCAGTTGGTCGCTCGGAAACGAGTCTGGCTGGGGGCCGAACCTAGCCGCGATGTCTGCGTGGATTAGGCACCGAGATCCGACCAGGTTCATCCACTACGAAGGCGCTCAAGGCGCGCCCGACCCTTCCGAAGTCGATGTCATCAGCCGCTTCTACCCGAAGCTGCGCCAAGACTATCTCAACCCAGGTCAACCCGGGAACCTCGGGGCCGCAGAACGTCCCGAGAACGCGCGTTGGGAGAGACTGTTGGACCTTGCGGAAGACCCGTCCGACACGCGTCCGGTGCTGGCTAGCGAGTTTGCCCACGCGATGGGGAACGCGCTGGGCAACTTCGGCGAGTACTGGCGAGAGATGGAGTCGAACGATCGCCTGCTTGGAGGGTTTATCTGGGACTGGTCGGACCAGGGCCTCGCCCGCGTCGATGCTGCAGGAACACCGTACATCGCCTACGGCGGCGACTTCGGCGACACGCCAAACCACGGCGCTTTCTGCCTGAACGGCATTGTGATGGCCGACCGCACGCGGACGGCCAAATATTGGGAAGTGAAGAAGGTCTACCAGCCGGTAGCGGTCGAGATGGCCGGCGTTGCCGGGGCGCCCGGGACGGGGCTTGAGGTGGACCTATCGTTCCACAATCGGCGCCAAGTGCTCAACTTAAGCGATCTGGCCCTTGACTGGCGCCTGGAAGCTGATGGGGCGTTGTTGCTGCAAGGCGAGATTCCAACCAACGCGGCGCCGCCGGGCGAGAGCCGTTCGTTGGTGATCCGGCTTCCTCCCATCAAGGAAGCGGGCGAGCTTTGGCTGCGGGTTTCCCTGAAGCTGCGCGAGTCCACTGTGTGGGCGCAGGCGGGGCACGAGGTTGCCTACGAGCAGTTTCGGTTGCCCGATTCGGGTTCCGTCGAACCAGCCAAGAACCCGCGACCGCGGAGTGGGGAGGGCCGTCAGTCGTTGCGAATCGATGAGACGCAATCGAAGATCGTCTTCGATAGCGAGCAATTCCAGGCCGTGTTCGATCGCTCCGCCGCGACGCTCAGCGGGCTCGCGTACGGCGGCCGAGAACTCCTCTTCCAATCCCCGGGCAGCGGGCCGACGCTGCAAGCTTTCCGGGCGCCGACCGACAACGACCGCGGGTTTGGTGGTTGGCTCGCAGACGACTGGCGAGCGGCGGGGCTAGAAAAGATGTCGAGAGAATCGGTCCGCATGGACGTAGAGCGGGTCGATGGGCAAACGGCACATGTTTCGACGGTGGTTGCCTGGCGGGCGACTACCGGCCGCTTTATCCATGAAACGGATTGGATCGTCCAGGGCGACGGCGTCCTGCACGCCACCAACCGATTCCGGCCGGAAGGGGATCTGCCTCCCCTGCCACGTATCGGCGTGGCGATGCGGCTCGATAAGCGGTGCGAGATGGTTGAGTGGTTCGGTTGCGGGCCGATGGAGAACTACCCCGATCGGAAAAACGCCGCCGACATCGGTCGCTGGCGCGGGGCTGTTAGCGAGCAACTCGTCCCCTACCCCCGCCCGCAAGAGAGCGGCTCGAAGCAAGATGCCCGCTGGGTCGCGCTGACCGGCGAGGACGGGCACGGGCTATTGGTGGTCGCCACGCAAACGCCGATTGCCTTCTCGGCGCTCCACTACACCGCGTCGGACCTGACCGCCGCGAAGCGCGCGGTTGATCTACGCCCCCGGCCCGAAACGATCTTGTCGCTCGACGCCCGGCAGTGTGGGCTTGGTAACAGTAGTTGTGGGCCCGGCGTGCTGAAGCGGTACGCGGTGATGCCCGAACCGGCGGAGCTGCGGCTGACGTTGGCCCCGCTGTCCATGACCGACGACCCCGGCGAGCTCGCCCGGCGGATACGGACGCGCGACTAG
- a CDS encoding sugar-binding domain-containing protein encodes MRTLFSLALCLLTVAHAVAGDVRLLIDADWRFHLGDDQGASASSFNDASWRRVNLPHDWSIELATDPEAPAGSAGGYFPTGIGWYRRQLEIPNAWRGQRVWLDFEGVYQNAEVWLNGVRVGQHAYGYTPFRVELSDRLRADGRNTLAVRVDNALQPSCRWYSGSGIYRHVWLAAAPSVHLKQHSVHIQVDELSKDHATVSAVAEIENSTDQAISAHVRFQVTSPDNQLVGDQSQRAQVEADARRVVKQALTIERPQHWSPENPALYRLKASIVNADVSTDEASTAFGIRTVQVDSERGLLLNGRPSKLYGGNVHHDNGPLGAAAFDRAETRRVEILKAAGFNSVRTSHNIPSTAFLDACDRLGVMVIDEPFDGWAKPKVKHDYGRLFAENWRSDLRSMVLRDRNHPSVVMWSIGNEMYERGDASAVTLAREMVRVIRRLDPSRPVTAGVNGLGPKNWSGLDPLLAELDIAGYNYETSRFEQDRARIPDRVMLSTESYPVDAAPSWRSLKRPYAVGDFVWSAIDYLGEAGIGRAFPPGQEAQPHWLGSHYPWHGGSCGDIDITGQRKPMSHFRNIVWGRGEKLYAAVVAPALGGGDWNLSNWATPPTVASWTWPGLEGRRLQVEVYSRWPAVRLELNGESIAEATSNAASGFRNVLPVGYAPGELAVIGLDRNGLERERICLATTGAPSSIRLRPDRRTICADGQDLSFIRVDLCDSSGAPCPIADHSIRYEISGPGTIVGIGSGDLASLESYVSNPRRAHQGQALVIVRSDKVPGEIVVHATAAGVTGGSANIHSESPEPRQ; translated from the coding sequence ATGCGAACCTTGTTTTCACTTGCCCTGTGCCTGCTGACTGTCGCCCACGCTGTAGCGGGCGACGTTCGCTTGCTCATTGACGCAGACTGGCGATTCCACTTAGGCGATGATCAGGGCGCGTCCGCGTCTTCCTTCAATGACGCATCATGGCGCCGCGTCAACCTGCCGCACGACTGGAGCATTGAGCTCGCCACCGATCCGGAAGCTCCCGCGGGCTCAGCCGGTGGCTATTTCCCAACCGGCATCGGCTGGTATCGCCGGCAGCTTGAAATCCCCAACGCGTGGCGGGGGCAGCGGGTATGGCTAGATTTCGAAGGCGTCTACCAGAACGCCGAGGTGTGGCTCAATGGAGTGCGGGTCGGCCAGCACGCGTACGGGTACACCCCGTTCCGAGTTGAGCTGAGCGATCGGCTCCGTGCCGACGGACGCAATACGCTCGCCGTGCGCGTAGACAACGCACTGCAGCCGTCGTGCCGCTGGTACAGCGGTTCGGGCATCTACCGGCACGTCTGGCTTGCGGCGGCGCCCTCTGTCCACCTCAAGCAGCACAGTGTCCACATCCAAGTCGATGAGCTGTCGAAGGACCACGCAACGGTAAGTGCAGTAGCGGAGATCGAGAACAGCACCGACCAAGCGATAAGCGCCCATGTGCGGTTTCAGGTAACCTCACCTGATAATCAATTGGTAGGCGACCAGTCGCAGCGGGCGCAGGTCGAGGCGGATGCGCGGCGCGTCGTAAAGCAGGCTCTCACCATTGAGCGGCCACAACATTGGTCGCCGGAGAACCCCGCCCTTTATCGGCTCAAGGCCTCCATTGTGAACGCTGATGTGTCAACAGACGAGGCGTCGACAGCCTTCGGAATTCGGACGGTGCAAGTTGACTCCGAGAGGGGTCTGCTGCTCAACGGTAGACCGAGCAAGCTCTACGGCGGCAACGTGCATCACGACAACGGCCCGCTCGGCGCCGCGGCGTTTGATCGGGCAGAGACGCGTCGTGTTGAGATACTCAAAGCCGCGGGGTTCAACTCCGTGCGGACCTCACACAACATCCCTTCAACGGCCTTCCTCGACGCCTGCGACCGGCTCGGCGTGATGGTGATCGACGAGCCCTTCGACGGTTGGGCGAAGCCAAAAGTGAAGCACGACTACGGCCGGCTATTCGCAGAGAACTGGCGATCCGATCTGCGTAGCATGGTTCTCCGCGACCGCAATCATCCGTCGGTCGTGATGTGGAGCATCGGCAATGAGATGTACGAGCGAGGCGACGCAAGCGCGGTGACGTTGGCGCGCGAGATGGTCCGCGTGATCCGGCGCCTCGATCCATCCCGTCCGGTCACCGCCGGCGTGAATGGACTGGGACCGAAGAACTGGAGCGGGCTCGACCCGCTGCTGGCCGAACTCGACATCGCCGGCTACAACTACGAAACCAGCCGCTTCGAGCAGGATCGTGCGCGGATTCCTGACCGCGTCATGCTCTCGACGGAATCGTACCCGGTGGACGCGGCGCCGAGTTGGCGGTCGCTTAAGCGGCCCTACGCCGTCGGCGACTTTGTCTGGTCGGCAATCGACTACCTTGGCGAGGCGGGGATCGGGCGGGCCTTCCCCCCCGGCCAAGAGGCGCAGCCCCATTGGCTCGGTTCTCACTACCCGTGGCACGGCGGGTCCTGTGGCGACATCGATATCACCGGCCAACGCAAGCCGATGTCTCACTTCCGCAATATCGTTTGGGGCCGGGGTGAAAAGCTTTATGCCGCGGTTGTAGCGCCCGCTCTGGGAGGCGGCGACTGGAACCTCTCGAACTGGGCCACGCCTCCAACCGTCGCCAGCTGGACATGGCCAGGACTGGAGGGGCGGCGCCTTCAAGTCGAAGTCTATAGCCGATGGCCCGCCGTGCGACTAGAACTCAATGGAGAGTCGATCGCGGAAGCAACGTCGAACGCTGCTAGCGGTTTTCGCAACGTCCTGCCCGTCGGCTATGCGCCGGGCGAGTTGGCGGTGATCGGGCTCGATCGCAACGGGCTTGAGCGGGAGAGGATATGCCTGGCGACAACCGGCGCCCCCTCCTCCATCCGGCTACGTCCGGACCGCAGAACAATCTGCGCGGACGGCCAGGACCTGTCATTTATCCGCGTCGATCTGTGCGACTCCAGCGGCGCCCCCTGCCCCATCGCCGACCATTCGATCCGCTACGAGATCAGCGGTCCGGGGACAATCGTCGGCATCGGAAGCGGCGACCTGGCTTCGCTGGAATCTTACGTCAGCAATCCACGTCGAGCCCACCAGGGCCAAGCCCTTGTCATCGTCAGGAGCGATAAGGTGCCGGGCGAGATCGTTGTGCATGCAACGGCGGCTGGCGTCACCGGCGGCTCGGCCAACATCCACAGTGAGTCCCCTGAACCTCGGCAATAG
- a CDS encoding sugar phosphate isomerase/epimerase family protein, translating into MQRRDFLKATSVALASLASARARGGDAVAAQGRYKIAVCDWMILKRQKLGAIALAQEIGADGVEVDMGSLGDRETFESALNDAETREAFLRESADRGVEICSLAMSGFYAQSFAERPTVPRMVGDCIVTMKAMGIGVAFLPLGVQGDLVKRPELRPWIVKRLRALAPVAEQAGVVLGLETALDAAAEAKLLDEVGSPAVRSYFNFANALQAGRDLIAELKTLGAERICQIHCTDEDGVWLQNNPRVDMPAVKRALDGMGWSGWLVVERSRDAADPRNVRRNFGENVAYLKSVFQGA; encoded by the coding sequence ATGCAAAGACGAGATTTCCTGAAAGCCACGTCCGTAGCATTGGCTTCGCTCGCCAGCGCACGCGCCCGTGGCGGCGATGCCGTGGCTGCCCAGGGCCGCTACAAGATCGCGGTGTGCGACTGGATGATCCTGAAGCGGCAGAAGCTCGGGGCCATTGCGCTGGCCCAGGAGATCGGCGCGGATGGCGTGGAGGTTGATATGGGTTCGCTTGGAGACCGCGAAACCTTTGAAAGCGCCTTGAACGACGCTGAGACACGAGAGGCGTTCCTACGGGAATCGGCCGATCGCGGCGTCGAGATCTGCTCGCTCGCGATGTCGGGCTTCTACGCCCAGTCGTTCGCCGAGCGTCCGACCGTGCCCCGCATGGTGGGCGACTGCATCGTCACGATGAAGGCGATGGGGATCGGCGTCGCCTTCCTGCCATTGGGGGTGCAGGGCGACTTGGTCAAGAGGCCGGAGCTCCGGCCCTGGATCGTCAAGCGGCTCAGAGCTCTTGCGCCGGTCGCGGAGCAGGCGGGTGTCGTGCTCGGCTTGGAGACCGCGCTCGACGCGGCGGCCGAGGCGAAACTGCTGGACGAGGTCGGATCGCCAGCGGTCCGCAGCTACTTCAACTTCGCCAATGCCTTGCAGGCCGGACGAGACCTGATCGCCGAACTCAAGACGCTCGGGGCAGAACGCATCTGCCAGATCCACTGCACGGACGAAGACGGGGTGTGGCTTCAGAACAACCCTCGGGTGGACATGCCGGCGGTGAAGCGGGCGTTGGACGGGATGGGCTGGTCGGGCTGGTTGGTGGTAGAACGCTCGCGCGACGCGGCCGACCCACGCAACGTTCGACGGAACTTCGGCGAAAACGTGGCCTATCTGAAGTCGGTGTTTCAAGGCGCCTAG